The Pseudomonas sp. R4-35-07 nucleotide sequence GTCGAAGGCCTGGCCCCCGGCGTGGCACAGGTTGATGCTTTCGAGGATTTTCTGCACATGGCCGTACATCGTGGTGGCCTTGTACGTCGGACGCATGCCCGCGCGGGTGTTGATAAACAGCTCGTCTTCGAAACTGGTGCGCAGTTTCTTCAGGCTGTAGCTCACAGTGGATTGGCTGACGAACAGCGTTTCGGACACGTCGGTAACGCTGCTCTGGTCGTAGACAGCGATAAACACCATCAAGTCCTGCATATCGAGCTTTCTGAGCAAGTTACTGTTTAGCATCGGTTCCGTCCGTAAAACCCTTTGTACCGAACTCAGTACAAGACTGCGCAAAATGTTAACGGAACGCTCGTACCAATAGAAAGCTCTGTAGGACTCTTCTATGTTTTGGGTGGGACAAAAAGTGTTTACAACACGACCTCAGCGGATATGCCGCGCGTAATGCGCGGGATTGAAGCGCGTGACCATCAGCAGCATCACCACCACCACGGCCGCCAATGACCACCAGGCCCATTCGAAGCTGCCCAATTGGTCGCGGATCATCCCGGCGATCAGCGGCGAGAGGCCGGCGATCAGGTAGCCGACGCCCTGCACGAACGCGGTCAGGCCACCGGCACGGCGCGGATTGTCGAGGTGGTCGAGGGACAGGATCAGACTCATCGGAAACAGGCCGCCGATTCCCAGGCCGAGCAGGCACGGCCACACCAGGCTCAGGTGCTGCGGGCTGAGGATCAGGCCGCAGAAACCGATGATGATCAGCACCAGCAAGACCGCGACCACGCCGCGTTTATCCCGGCGGCGATTGGCGATGGCGGGGGTCGCCAGGCCGGAGACGACCTCCATGGCGGTCAGCAGACCCAGCAGCAAACCGGCCTGCTGTTCGCTCCAGCCCTGCTCGACGTAATACGGTGCCAGCCACGCCAGCACACAGGTGTAGCACGCCGTGCCGAGGCCGAAAAACAGCGCCAGCAACCAGGCCCGGCGATTGCCGAAAAACGACGCCTGCGAGCCGCTGTCGACATGAGGCAAGGGCGGCAACGCCGAGCGCTGGGCGTACCAGAACACCAGCCCCAGCAGCGCCAGCCCTGCCCATATCGCAAGACCCATGCGCCAACTGCCGGTGTGCACTTGCACAAAGGGCGCAAACGAGGCGGCCAGTGCCGCGCCGCCCATGATCGCGGTGACATACAGGCCCATGAACAACGAAACGTCAGCGCTGAAGCGCGACTTGATCAGCGCCGGCATCAACGCCTGGATCAGCGCGATCCCGATGCCTGCAGCAATGGCGCTGACAATCAGCTCCAGCGCCGAATCCAGCCACAGCCGCGACACTGTCGCCACGCCGATCACCAGCAACGACACCACGATACTGCGGTGTTCGCCAAAGCGCCTGGCCAGGCCCATGCCAAAGAACATCGCCAGGCCCATGCCCATCACCGGCAGCATGGTCAGCAAGGCCGCGCTGCTGAAATTCAGCGGCACCTCAGCGCGAATCGACGACAACAAAGGCCCCACGGCCGCCATCGACGGGCGCAGGTTGAGGGCGACCAGCACCACACTGATCATCAGCCACACGGCGGTGGTGGGTTTTGCCTGAACGTTTTCCATGGGCCTGCCTTGAATGAACCAGGGCGAATCAGGCCACGGGTGGGCGAGGGCAGGCAAATGAGAAAGTCGTTGGGGCTATTGAAAAAATGCTTTATGCCCCAGCCAATTGCGCAAATGGCCACAGCACTGAGGATTCAATGTGGGAGGGGGCTTGCTCCCGATAGCGGTGTATCAGTTAAAGAGGCTCCAACTGAACCTGCGCTACGGGAGCAAGCCCCCTCCCACAAGTTTGACCCTGTTGTGTCAGTAGCCCACGGTGAAGCGTTTGCGCGAGTGCTTGGGGGTTTCCACTTCATCGAGCATGGCAATGGCGTAGTCGGCGAAACTGATCGAGCTTGTTCCGTCACTGCTGACCAGCAGATCATCCTGGCCCAGGCGGAATTTACCGGTGCGCTCGGTTCCATCGAACAGGGCCGACGGCGACAGGAAGGTCCAATCCAATTCCTTTTCCTGACGCAGCGCTTCCAGGAACTCAGCCCCCGCACTGGCTTCAGTTTTGTATTCTGCCGGGAAGCCCGGGCTGTCGATCACCCGGCTGCCGTCCGGCAGCAGCAGCGATCCGGCGCCACCCACCACCAACAGGCGTTTGACCCCGGCCTTTTTGACCGGGCCGATCACGGCGCTGGCAGGCAAGGTGGCAAAGTGCGCCGCACTGATCACCACATCGCTGCCGCTTACGGCCTGTTGCAGGGCATCGGCGTCCAGGGCATCGACGCGTTTGGCCGTGATGCCAGGGCGTACGGCCAGTTTGTCGGTATTGCGCGCGACGGCAGTGACGGTATGGCCACGGCGCAGCGCTTCTTCCAGCAGTTGGCTACCGGCACGGCCGGTGGCACCAATGATTGCGATCTTGCTCATGACGTTCTCCAGTCAGGTCAGGGTTTAAAACCAATTACCACTTCATTTCGCCCTTGGCGACTTTGGCGCTCAACTGCAGCGAGCCTTCGTCGGCGAGGGTCGGGTAGCGCTTTTTCATCGCCGCGATCAGGGCGGCAGAATCCTTGGCCTTGGCGGTTTCGATGTCGAAGGCCTTGATGTAGTCGGCGGTGAAGGTGACTGAGGCAGGCGATGGAGTACCCAGGTAGTGGCCCGGAATCACGGTGGTCGGCTTCAAGTCTTCAATACGTTGCAGAGTGGCCAGCCAATCCTTGTGGGACTGCGGGGTCTGGGTGTCAGCCATCCACAGGTGAATGTTTTGCGCGACCACCACGCCGCCGACCACGGCCTTGATCGACGGAATCCACACAAAACTGCGATCCGGCTGCGGGCCGTCCAGGCCGATGACTTCCAGTGACTGGCCTTCCAATGTCAGGCTGTGGCCTTCGAGCACCTGTGGCACGAGGGTCTTGGCCGGTTTGTTGGCGCCCATTTTCGGGCCCCAAAACGCCAGTTTGGCGGCGACGGTGGCGTTGATATGGTCGACCACCGGTTGGGGCGCCAGCACTTTCGCCTCGGGGAATGCGGCGGTGAGCGTGTCGAGGCCGAAGTAGTAGTCCGGGTCGCCGTGGCTGATGTAGATGGTGGTCAGGTGTTTGCCGCTGGCGCGGATGTTCTGCACCAGTTGCTCGGCCTGGCCCTTGCCGAATTGTGCGTCCACTAGGATCGCGTCCTTGGCACCGCTGACCAGCACCGAGCTGACCGGGAAAATCGCGGCTTCGCCGGGGTTGTATACCTCGAGTTTCAACTCTGCCGCCAGTGCGTGGGCGCTGAAGGCCAGGGCGGCGGTCGCCAGGGTCAAGCGTTTGAAGGTCGAGAACATCGGGCAGCTCCTGCCATCGGTAAGGGATGCGCAGAGCTTAGTTGCATAAAACATCACAAAAAATGCGATGCTGAGACATAGTTTGTTTCTGAAATCGGGCAAATCATGGATCGTCTTCAAGCAATGCGCGTGTTTGTCAGCGTGGTGGACCTGGGCAGTCAATCTGCCGCCGCCGATCATCTGGACCTGTCGCGCCCAGTGGTCTCGCGCTATCTGGCCGAGCTGGAAGATTGGGTCGGCGCGCGCCTGCTGCACCGCACCACGCGCAAGCTCAGTCTCACGGCTGCCGGCAGTGAAACCCTGCCGCGTTGTCGGCAATTGCTGGAACTGTGCGCTGATATGCAGGCCGCCGTCAGCGAGCCCGATGAGACCCCGCGGGGCCTGCTGCGCTTGAGTGTCAGCACCTCGTTCGGCCAGGCGCAGTTGGGCGCGGCCATTGCCGAGTACGTCAAACGCTACCCGTTGGTGACGGTCGACCTGCAGATGCTGGATCGCACGGTGAACCTGGTGGATGAGCGCATCGACCTGGCGATCCGCACCAGCAACGACCTGGACCCGAACCTGATCGCCCGGCGCCTGACCGTATGCCGCTCGGTTGTGTGCGCCACGCCGGCTTATCTGCAGGTGCATCCGGCGCCGCAGAAAGTCGAAGACCTGGCCCGGCACAACTGCCTGACCCACTCCTACTTCGGCAAGAACCTGTGGCATTTCGAGGAAAACGGCGAGCATGTGTCGGTGCCCGTACACGGCAATATCACCGCCAACGAGGCCAGTACGTTATTGCGTGTCACGCTGGCTGGGGCTGGGGTGGCGATGCTTCCCAGCTATCAGGCCGGCGACCTGATCCGCAGTGGTGAACTGGTGCGCTTGCTGCCGGAGGCTGAGCCACGGCAGATGAATATCTATGCGGTGTACGCCTCGCGCAAGCACATGCCCTCGGCGTTGCGCAGCCTGCTGGATTTTCTGGTGTTGCGGTTTCCCGAGGCGCCTGCTTGGGATGTCGGTCTCTGAGGCGACATAAACGGGCTGAATGGCCTGCAATCATGGCAACTTGCCCGGACTGACCTATGCTTTAAACAGCACCGTATAGATCTGTTCAGAGGTGTGTCATGAGTATTAAAACCAGAAAGTACCTGATGATTTTCAGCCTGTGCGCATTGGCTACCGCGCTGTACGGGACGGCCGCGTATCGCGTGGAACAGACGCGCATGCAGCCCACCTTTGCGATCAGTTGCCATCAGGATATGTGTGTGCCCCGCAGCGGCAGTTTCAGTGCCTTGCGTTGATGCCGGACACGCTGCACGCCGCCGATGTTTAATGCTGCGGGCTATCGGCCTTCAGCTGCTCGCGAAACGCTTTGGGTGAGAATCCGACCCTGCGGCGGAACAAGCGTGAGAAGTTGGTCGGGTCGGAAAACCCCAGCACTTCCGACATTTCATTGATCGTCATGCTGGTGTAAGTGAGCAGGCGCTTGGCCTCCAGCAACTGGCGGTCATGCATGATCTGCAAGGCTGGCTGCCCGCCCAACTCCCGACACGTCCCATTCAAGTGTGAGACCGAGATGCCCAACTTGTGGGCCAGGTCTTCAATCTTGGGGTGTTCGCGGTAATGCTGTTCGACCAACTGGGTGAAGCGTCGGAAATATTCACGGCTGCGTGGCACCCTGGGGTGGCGGCGCTGGATCGCCTGGCGGCTGACCCACACCAGCAGCACGCTGACCAGGGCGTGCATCATCATGTCGCGTGCCGGTTGATCGTCGGCGTACTCGTCCTGCAAGCGGGTGAACAGGTTGTTGAGGTAATCACTGTCCTTGCCCGCCGGGTAGTTGCCCAAGGCGTGCAGGCCATCGACCGTGCTGCCCAGTTGCGCCTGCAAGTGGCTGACCAGGGGCGCCGACAGGGTCACCACGTAACCTTCGACATCTTCGGAAAAACGAAAACCGTGCACACACAGCGGCGGCAGTACCTGCAGGCTCGCTTCGTTGAGGGTGGTGCGCTGGCCTTCGATTTCCAGGTGTGCCTGGCCTTTGTGCACGTACAGCAGTTGGCAGAGATCCGCGTGCCGGTGGGGTTGGATTTCCCACTGGTATTCCCGACTGCGCCGGGAAATGGTTTCGCAGTGCAACAAATCGGGGGTCGGCCACTGTTGGCTTTCCCCGTAAAGCTTGAAGACCGGAATCGCGGTGTTGGTCATGGTTTCAATCCGATACTCAGGAAGTGGTCGGTAATCGCCCCGATTGGCAAAAAGCGCAGGCTTTGAAACAGTTTTCACCTTCTTGTGCTGCTCGCTCAAGTGAAAAATGTCAGCCACACGTCCACTGACAACTCTTTCACTCGTTCGGTTCGGGTGAAGCCTGCAGGCCATAAGAATAATGAAAACGCTGAAAACCCAAGTCGCTATTATTGGCGCCGGTCCTTCCGGACTGCTGCTCGGCCAGTTGCTGCACAATGCTGGCATCCAGACCCTGATCCTAGAGCGCCAGGCCGCCGATTACGTGCAAGGCCGCATCCGCGCCGGGGTGTTGGAGCAAGGCATGGTCGACCTGCTGCGCGAGGCCGGTGTCAGCCGACGTATGGACGCCGAGGGCCTGGTGCATGACGGTTTCGCCTTGGCGCGCGATGGCCGACTCACGCACATCGACCTCAAGACCCTGACCGGCGGCCAGTCGGTGATGATCTACGGCCAGACCGAAGTCACCCGCGACCTCATGGCCGCCCGTGCAGCAGCCGGCGCCATGACCTTGTATGAAGCCTCGAACGTACAACCCCATGACCTGAACAGTGAGCGTCCCTGGCTGACCTTCGAGCATCAGGGCCAGGCCTTTCGCCTGGAGTGCGATTACATCGCCGGTTGTGATGGCTTTCACGGCGTGGCCCGTCAGTCGATTCCGCCCGAAGCGCTGCAGGTGTTCGAGCGCGTCTACCCGTTCGGCTGGCTGGGCATGCTTGTTGATACGCCGCCGGTGCACCCGGAGCTGGTGTACGCCAAGCATCCCCGTGGCTTTGCGCTGTGCAGCATGCGTTCGCCGACCCGCAGCCGTTACTACTTGCAAGTGCCCGCGCAGGAGCCTTTGGCCGACTGGTCGGACGAGCGCTTCTGGGATGAGCTGAAAACCCGCCTGCCCGCCGACCTGGCTGAACGGCTGGTCACCGGGCCGTCCCTTGAAAAAAGCATCGCGCCGCTGCGCAGCTTTGTGGTGGAGCCGATGCAGTACGGGCGCCTGTTCCTGCTCGGCGATGCCGCGCACATCGTGCCGCCCACCGGCGCCAAGGGCTTGAACCTGGCGGCCAGTGATGTGAACACCTTGTTTCGGATCTTGCTCAAGGTCTATCGCGAAGGGCGCGTGGAGTTGCTCGAGCGGTACTCCGCCATCTGCCTGCGGCGGGTGTGGAAGGCCGAACGGTTTTCCTGGTGGATGACCTCGATGCTGCATCAATTTCCCGAGGCGGACGGCTTCAGCCAGCGCATTGCCGAGAGCGAGCTGGATTACTTCATTAACTCCGAGGCGGGGCGCAAGACCATCGCGGAAAATTACGTCGGGCTTCCTTATGAAGCTATCGAATAGCCTGCTATCGTATTCGGCATTCCCGCAAGCTGCCGTTGCCTGCGGGCCCTGCTCGAAGGTTCTGCCGTGACTGCTCTCAATCCGCCCACTCCAACCGTTCCCGCCGTGCGCAGCATCCTCGCCGCGCTGATGCTGGCGATCTTTCTTGGCGCGCTGGACCAGACCATCGTCGCCGTGTCGATGCCGGCCATTTCTGCGCAATTTCATGACGTCAACCTGCTGGCCTGGGTGATCTCCGGCTACATGGTGGCGATGACGGTGGCGGTGCCGATCTACGGCAAACTCGGCGACCTGTATGGGCGGCGGCCGATGATGTTGATCGGCATGGGCCTGTTCACCGTCGCCTCGCTGTTCTGTGGCATGGCGCAAAGCATGGAGCAACTGGTGCTGGCGCGGGTTCTCCAGGGCATCGGTGCCGGCGGGATGGTCTCGGTGAGCCAGGCGATCATCGGCGACATCATCCCGCCCCGCGAGCGTGGGCGTTACCAGGGCTACTTCAGCAGCATGTATGCAGTAGCCAGCGTCGCCGGGCCGGTGTTGGGCGGTTATATGACCCAATACCTGTCCTGGCGCTGGGTGTTCCTGATCAACCTGCCGTTGGGCGCAGTTGCCTGGTACGTGGCCCATCGCACCCTCGTGGGGTTGCCGGTGCCGCAACGCAAGCCGATCATCGATTACCTCGGCACCGTGCTGATGATCATCGGCTTGACCGCTTTGTTGCTCGGTATCACGCAAATCGGCCAGGGCCATGCTTGGCGTGACGATCAAGTGCTCGGGCTGCTGGCCTGTGCGCTGTTGGCGTTGAGCGTGTTTGTATGGCATGAACGCCGCGCGCCGGAGCCGTTGTTGCCCATGCACCTGTTCGTCAACCGCAGCGCGGTGTTGTGCTGGTGCACGATTTTCATCACCAGCTTCCAGGCGATTTCCCTGACCGTGCTGATGCCGCTGCGTTACCAGACCGTGACCGGCGCCGGTGCCGACAGCGCGGCCCTGCATCTGCTGCCCCTGGCGATGGGGTTGCCGATGGGCGCCTATTTCGCCGGGCGCATGACGTCGGTGACGGGCCGCTATAAACCGATGATCCTCAGTGGCGCGGTGTTGAGTCCCTTGGCGATTTTCGGCATGGCCTACAGTGCGCCTGAGGCAGTCGGGCTGACGTCATTGTTCATGCTGCTGTGCGGGATTGCTGCGGGGATGCAGTTTCCGACTTCGTTGGTGGGGACGCAGAATTCGGTGGAGCAGCGTGATATTGGCGTGGCGACCAGTACGACTAACCTGTTCCGCTCCCTGGGTGGGGCGGTGGGGGTGGCGTGTATGTCGGCGTTGCTGTTGGCGTTGTTGCAGGATGGGAGTTTTGTTCATTTGGCCAGTGGTGCGTTGGTGGGCGAGGGGGGCTCTGGCAATGTGCTGCTTGATGGGCTTAACGCTGCGCCTGGGGCGGCGCGGGATGCGTTGCGGGGGGAGTTGGCGGTGACGTTTCGGCATTTGTTGATGGTGAGTGCGGGGGTGTCGTTGTTGGGGTTGGCGGCGGCGGTGGTGATGCCGGATCGGGTGTTGCGGGGGCTTGGGGATAAGCGCTGAGGGGTTGGGGGCGTGGCGGCCTCTGGGCCGACCAGGTCGTTGGGGGTGACTGAGTACATATCCGTTATTTAGGTAACGGCGGCTTATGGTTCCGCTCTTACATGAACTGCCCCCCAAAAGTTGGACGGGAGACGCTATTGATTTAGTGCCTGGGTCCGAAACTGTACCGGACTCAAGCCATTCAGTCTGAGGCTTATGCGGTCTTGGTTGTAGTAGGCGATGTAATCCTCTATGCCTGATGCCAGCTGCTCCACACTCTCAAATGATTCCAGATAGAAAAACTCGCTCTTGAGCGTGCCGAAAAAGCTTTCCATGGCGGCATTGTCCAAGCAATTACCCTTGCGAGACATGCTCTGCTCGATGCCCTTTTCGGCCAGCATGTGTCGGTAGGTAGGCTGTCTGTACTGCCAACCCTGGTCAGAGTGCAGTATTGGTTTTTCATCTCGACTCAGTCGCCCGAAGGCTTTTTCCAGCATCATCGAAACCATACTGAATTCGGGACGTCGGTTGATCTGGTAAGCCAGGATCTCGCCGTTGTACAAATCCATGAGAGGCGAGAGAAACAGCTTTTGCCCGTTCACCTTGAACTCCGTCACGTCGGTTGTCCATTTCTGGTTAGGGGCTTCTGCCTTGAATTCTCGCTTTAGCAGATCGGGCGCAACAAGCCCTTCAGCACCTCGGTAAGAACGATATTTCTTCACTTTGACCAGCGACTTGAGGCCCATCATCTGCATCAGCCGGTGCACCTTCTTGTGATTGATCAACTCACCACTGTTTCCAAGGGTCACGGTAATGCGGCGGTAGCCGTAACGCCCCTTATGCCCGTGATAGACGCTGCGGATGCGATCTTTAAGGTCGGCATGCTTGTCGGTTAGCAGTGTTTTGCTTTGGTAATAGAAGGTGCTGCGTGCAAGTCCCGCAGCACGTAGCAACAGAGCAAGTGGATGCTCATGCCTCAATCCTTGGACGACCTGCGTTTTTTTAGCTGCGCAGTACGGGGATCCGCTTGGATTAAGGCATCGAGCTTTTTTAGATAGGCATTCTCCGCGCGCAGATAGGCCAGTTCTGCGAGCATTTGTTTAGGGGTCAGTTCTGCGTCCGCAGGAAGAGCAGGACTTGCTTTGGGTTGCCTGGAAGGTTTGCGGGGCATGCTGGGCTCTTTAAGACGATGCGGTTGTAGTGCTCTTACACCGCCTTCATCGTACAGCTTTCGCCACTGCCTGATACTACTTGGACCACGGATATCAAACCGTATACAGGCCTGTTGGTCCGACAGTCCGTCTTGTTCGATGCACTGCAAAACCTTCAATTTAAACTGGGCATCGTAATGGCTGTACTTGGCAATCAAGCCAGAGGCGCCGTGCTTTTCAAAACCCTTGACCCAGCGCCGCAGCAGCGATGGACTCAAGCCATGCTTGAGGGCCACCTCATGAACGCTACTGGCAGACAGGCACTCTTCAATCAGTGATTGCTTGAGTGCTAGGTTGTATTTCGTCATGGAACACCCTCCCGTGGGGTCAGATGTCCAACATTCGGGGGGCAGTTCAACAGCGGGTCACTTTTGGAAGGACCCAAAAGTAACCAAAAGGTCCTCGCCCCACCACTCGGCACCTCGCTTGGGCTCGGTGTGCCCTCACTCCGGCTTGAATCCGTGGGCCGCCGCCATGCGCCATCCATGGCGCAGGGCGGCTAACCCGGCGTCCTGCCGGGTTACCCACGGATTCAAGCCTGCGTTCGGCCAGCGTGGTTAACGGGGCGACTGAGATCAAGATCCAAAGCAAGAGCAAGAGCCAGATCAAAAGATTGCTGACTTCGTCAGCGTCTGAGGAAGTAGAAGCGACACCGCGCACGCTTCAATGATTAGGTCGGCTCGAAGGCCGCCTCGCTTTTGCTTTTGATTTTGATTTTGATCTTAAGCGCCCCGTTAAACCACGCTGGCCGGAATTCGATAGGGATTTGGGGGGTAAACCGGCAGGACGCCGGTTTAGCCGCCCCGCGCCATGGATGGCGCGTGGCGGCGGCCCCCCAAATCACTGTCGGATTACGGGCACACCGAGCGTGAGCGAGGTGCCGAGTGGTGGGGCAAGAGCCCTTTGGTTACTTTGGGGCTTTTCCAAAGTGACCCGCCGTAAGGGCCAGCCCTTTCAAGGTCTTTGATAAAATCCCGCAAAACTCCGATCAGGGTGACGAAAGCGATGTGGGCAGAGGTTCTAGCGCGGTTTGAGAAAAAAGCACCGGCCAGTGTCATGACCAGAGTGATATTGGAGCAGGCTGTTCCTGCTGAATGGGTCGACCAGGTGTTCGAAGAGCACCGTCAGCGGCAGTACCCACGAGAGCTTTTGTTTTCAACCATCGTTGAACTGATGTCCCTTGTTTCATTGGGTTTGCGACCTTCGCTGCATGCCGCCGCGCGACAGATGGAAGATCTTCCTGTCAGCTTGGCGGCGCTGTATGACAAGGTCAGTCGTACAGAGCCTGCGCTACTGCGCGCCTTGGTCACCGGTAGCGCAGAGCGTTTGGCACCGACGATAAAAGAACTGGGGCACACAGCCATTTTGCCTGGTTGGCAACTACGGGTCGTTGACGGTAACCACCTGCCTTCCAGCGAAAAGCGTCTGGGCGCTTTGCGCCGTGAACGAGGCGCCGCCCGGCCTGGTTTTTCCGTTGTGGTTTACGACCCCGATCTGGACCAGGTCGTTGATCTTCAGCCTTGTGAAGATGCCTATGCCAGCGAACGCGTCAGCGTGCTGCCGTTGCTGGAAAAGGCCAACGCGGGGCAACTGTGGATGGCTGATCGACTCTACTGCACGCTCCCAGTCATGGAGGCCTGCGAAGATACCGGGGCCTCGTTCATCATTCGCGAACAGAGCAAACATCCACGCCTGCTTAAGGAAAGCGACTGGCAGCTGCCTGTTGCGGTCGCGGCAGGCAGCGTGCGTGAGCAAATCATCGAAGTAAAAGGTGGACGCCAGTGGCGGCGAGTCGAACTGAGCCTGCAAAACCCCACCGAATCCGGCGACACCACGCTGCTGTTCTGGAGCAACTTGCCCGACTCTATCAGTGCTGAGCAAATCGCCGATTTGTACCGCCGTCGTTGGAGCATCGAAGGGATGTTCCAGCGCCTGGAAGCGGTGTTGGACAGTGAAATCGAAACCTTGGGCAACCCTAAGGCAGCCCTGTTGGGATTTGCATCGGCCGTGCTGGCTTACAACGTTCTGGCCGTGCTCAAACGCAGCGTCGAACAAGCTCATCGCCAAACTCTGCACGACGATTGGGAAGCATCGATTTTTCACCTGACGGTGCAGGTACGCAGCGGTTACGAGGGAATGCAAATAGCCTTGCCAGAATATTTATCCATCCCTATCCCCGCAGCGGGGCTGGCTCAATATCTGCTTGCACTTGCTCGAAATATCCAGCCCAAAGCGGTCGTCAAGAGCAAGCGGGGGCCGAAGGTGCCTAAACCCAAGGAATGGCTGGAAGGCAAAGCCGCGAATGCCCATGTGTCGACGGATCGGGTGCTCAAGGCCGCTAAAATCAAAAGACCTTGAAAGGGCTGGCCGTAAGGGCGGAACCCTAAGCCGCCGTTACCTGAATAACGGATATGTACTCAATAAACCCCACCACCTGGTCGGCCCAGAGGCCGCCACGAAAAAACGTGCCCCCCAGTCAGGGACTGTAATACCCCACCGCCACCATAAAACGCCCCGCCTTACGCAAATAAGCATGCTTATTCTCAACCTTCCCCGTCACCGGATTCTTCCACCGATATTTGTACTCCCCCTGATCCTGCTCAGTCATCAGCTGAAGAATCGGCTCACCCACAGGCTTCCCATCCGGGTCCTTGACCTTGGCAAAATCCGTATTGATCAAGCGCAGGGTGGTGCCATGGGCCACATAGCGCCGCGTATCCAGGTCCACCACGAACACGTAGAGATCGTCCTGCAGGAAACCACCCTGTAATGAGTTGATCGCCTTGAGCGTCCCCGCTTCATCCTTCACCAGCGCGTTCACCGCTTTGTTGCGCAGCGCCCGTGCCTGTTCCGGCGTAGCCCGTGGCAGGTAATAGCCGACCGCCAGGATGCGCTCGCCCACGCGCTGGTAAAACACGTGCTTGTGCTCGACCTTGCCGTCATTCCAGTTCTCCCAGCGGTAATCGGCCTGCTGGATACCCTGGCCTTCGGGCGCGCTGATAGCTTGCTTGAACGAAGCCTGCAGATCAGGCCCAAGTACCTCGGACACGTCGCGACCGATCAGGGCCGAAGAGGGGCCGCCACTGGCCAGCAGCACGCCTTTGGTATCGACCACGAATACGTAGCGGTCCTGGTCGATGAACTCACCTTGGCGGCTGAAAGCGGCCAATGCCTTGTCACCGTTGCTCTGGTAGTACGCCAGGGCTTTTTCCAGCAGCGCCTTGGCCGCCTGGGCCTCCGCATCCTGGGCCGTGGCGGCGTGCACCTGGCTACAGCACAACAGCAACAGCCAGGTGAATCGCAACAGTGTGTTCATTTATCCATCCCTCGATTTTGTTGGAATGACAAGAGCGTAGACGGTCGGCGAGGGAATCGTGGCGCAAGCTGATCAAGGCGCCGCCAGCCACTGACTGACGATGCCGTCATACACCCCGGTCGCCACGCTCAGGTGCAACCATTGGTCGACGTAGCTTTTCCAGGCCACGTCATCGCGCGGCAGCAGGAAGGCTTTCTGGCTGTACTGCATCTGCCGCTCGGGGTTGACCGCACAGAGCCCCGGTTTTTGCTTTTGCTGGTACCGCGCTT carries:
- a CDS encoding helix-turn-helix domain-containing protein; this encodes MTNTAIPVFKLYGESQQWPTPDLLHCETISRRSREYQWEIQPHRHADLCQLLYVHKGQAHLEIEGQRTTLNEASLQVLPPLCVHGFRFSEDVEGYVVTLSAPLVSHLQAQLGSTVDGLHALGNYPAGKDSDYLNNLFTRLQDEYADDQPARDMMMHALVSVLLVWVSRQAIQRRHPRVPRSREYFRRFTQLVEQHYREHPKIEDLAHKLGISVSHLNGTCRELGGQPALQIMHDRQLLEAKRLLTYTSMTINEMSEVLGFSDPTNFSRLFRRRVGFSPKAFREQLKADSPQH
- a CDS encoding MBL fold metallo-hydrolase, coding for MFSTFKRLTLATAALAFSAHALAAELKLEVYNPGEAAIFPVSSVLVSGAKDAILVDAQFGKGQAEQLVQNIRASGKHLTTIYISHGDPDYYFGLDTLTAAFPEAKVLAPQPVVDHINATVAAKLAFWGPKMGANKPAKTLVPQVLEGHSLTLEGQSLEVIGLDGPQPDRSFVWIPSIKAVVGGVVVAQNIHLWMADTQTPQSHKDWLATLQRIEDLKPTTVIPGHYLGTPSPASVTFTADYIKAFDIETAKAKDSAALIAAMKKRYPTLADEGSLQLSAKVAKGEMKW
- a CDS encoding NAD(P)-dependent oxidoreductase — protein: MSKIAIIGATGRAGSQLLEEALRRGHTVTAVARNTDKLAVRPGITAKRVDALDADALQQAVSGSDVVISAAHFATLPASAVIGPVKKAGVKRLLVVGGAGSLLLPDGSRVIDSPGFPAEYKTEASAGAEFLEALRQEKELDWTFLSPSALFDGTERTGKFRLGQDDLLVSSDGTSSISFADYAIAMLDEVETPKHSRKRFTVGY
- a CDS encoding MDR family MFS transporter → MTALNPPTPTVPAVRSILAALMLAIFLGALDQTIVAVSMPAISAQFHDVNLLAWVISGYMVAMTVAVPIYGKLGDLYGRRPMMLIGMGLFTVASLFCGMAQSMEQLVLARVLQGIGAGGMVSVSQAIIGDIIPPRERGRYQGYFSSMYAVASVAGPVLGGYMTQYLSWRWVFLINLPLGAVAWYVAHRTLVGLPVPQRKPIIDYLGTVLMIIGLTALLLGITQIGQGHAWRDDQVLGLLACALLALSVFVWHERRAPEPLLPMHLFVNRSAVLCWCTIFITSFQAISLTVLMPLRYQTVTGAGADSAALHLLPLAMGLPMGAYFAGRMTSVTGRYKPMILSGAVLSPLAIFGMAYSAPEAVGLTSLFMLLCGIAAGMQFPTSLVGTQNSVEQRDIGVATSTTNLFRSLGGAVGVACMSALLLALLQDGSFVHLASGALVGEGGSGNVLLDGLNAAPGAARDALRGELAVTFRHLLMVSAGVSLLGLAAAVVMPDRVLRGLGDKR
- a CDS encoding LysR family transcriptional regulator, whose product is MDRLQAMRVFVSVVDLGSQSAAADHLDLSRPVVSRYLAELEDWVGARLLHRTTRKLSLTAAGSETLPRCRQLLELCADMQAAVSEPDETPRGLLRLSVSTSFGQAQLGAAIAEYVKRYPLVTVDLQMLDRTVNLVDERIDLAIRTSNDLDPNLIARRLTVCRSVVCATPAYLQVHPAPQKVEDLARHNCLTHSYFGKNLWHFEENGEHVSVPVHGNITANEASTLLRVTLAGAGVAMLPSYQAGDLIRSGELVRLLPEAEPRQMNIYAVYASRKHMPSALRSLLDFLVLRFPEAPAWDVGL
- a CDS encoding cyanate transporter — encoded protein: MENVQAKPTTAVWLMISVVLVALNLRPSMAAVGPLLSSIRAEVPLNFSSAALLTMLPVMGMGLAMFFGMGLARRFGEHRSIVVSLLVIGVATVSRLWLDSALELIVSAIAAGIGIALIQALMPALIKSRFSADVSLFMGLYVTAIMGGAALAASFAPFVQVHTGSWRMGLAIWAGLALLGLVFWYAQRSALPPLPHVDSGSQASFFGNRRAWLLALFFGLGTACYTCVLAWLAPYYVEQGWSEQQAGLLLGLLTAMEVVSGLATPAIANRRRDKRGVVAVLLVLIIIGFCGLILSPQHLSLVWPCLLGLGIGGLFPMSLILSLDHLDNPRRAGGLTAFVQGVGYLIAGLSPLIAGMIRDQLGSFEWAWWSLAAVVVVMLLMVTRFNPAHYARHIR
- the pobA gene encoding 4-hydroxybenzoate 3-monooxygenase, encoding MKTQVAIIGAGPSGLLLGQLLHNAGIQTLILERQAADYVQGRIRAGVLEQGMVDLLREAGVSRRMDAEGLVHDGFALARDGRLTHIDLKTLTGGQSVMIYGQTEVTRDLMAARAAAGAMTLYEASNVQPHDLNSERPWLTFEHQGQAFRLECDYIAGCDGFHGVARQSIPPEALQVFERVYPFGWLGMLVDTPPVHPELVYAKHPRGFALCSMRSPTRSRYYLQVPAQEPLADWSDERFWDELKTRLPADLAERLVTGPSLEKSIAPLRSFVVEPMQYGRLFLLGDAAHIVPPTGAKGLNLAASDVNTLFRILLKVYREGRVELLERYSAICLRRVWKAERFSWWMTSMLHQFPEADGFSQRIAESELDYFINSEAGRKTIAENYVGLPYEAIE